The Euleptes europaea isolate rEulEur1 chromosome 19, rEulEur1.hap1, whole genome shotgun sequence genome includes a window with the following:
- the PFN4 gene encoding profilin-4 has protein sequence MNQAQCMLINGLTRTNHVANAALIKISDGKVLASTPSFKIHSQTKFLIDAFYKNLHQVRKNGLYFKAQHYTCVRADDIAIYGKGKDNGLVAVKTKSFILVATYTQGMYPSVCVEAVEKLADYFRAKGN, from the coding sequence ATGAACCAAGCCCAGTGCATGCTGATCAACGGGCTCACCCGAACCAACCACGTGGCCAACGCGGCCCTGATCAAAATCAGCGATGGAAAGGTCTTGGCGTCCACTCCCAGCTTCAAAATCCACTCGCAAACCAAATTCCTCATCGACGCTTTCTACAAGAACTTGCACCAGGTGAGGAAAAACGGCCTTTACTTTAAAGCCCAGCATTACACCTGCGTCCGGGCCGACGACATCGCTATCTACGGAAAAGGCAAAGATAACGGGCTGGTGGCCGTGAAGACGAAATCCTTCATCTTGGTTGCTACCTACACCCAGGGCATGTACCCCAGCGTGTGTGTGGAAGCTGTCGAGAAACTGGCGGACTACTTCCGGGCGAAGGGAAATTGA